In Anopheles arabiensis isolate DONGOLA chromosome 2, AaraD3, whole genome shotgun sequence, the genomic window TTTCGCCCGAACGTCACTGACAGCATTGGATTTGAAATGACCGTTTTCGGGATGCTGTGAGAATTTACAATCAgtttctaatatttttttttgagtcgttttaattttttttaattttttttaatatcataCTACTACCTTTCacaataaattgaattaattatatGACAGAGTGAAGTTGTAGGTTTTTTAGATGTAAGGCGACGCCCAGTACTAATGGCTAGCGTGGCATACACTGTCGGACGTATTCCTATCCCCATTCGGATCAGTCTACAATCCTTGCGTTATTGTCAATCATTAGTCGAATATAGGTGAACATATTCCCCCCATACAACAACAATGTGTACATTTctaaattttcaattcaaacttCCTGCAATCGTTAATCGTTAGGAACAAAGGAACGAACgttaaacaatttaattatcGTGTTGGCCATTTTTGCCAGCGCATCCTGTCTCCGCGCGCAAAGAAAAACTTGAGCAACCATCAACTCCTCGGCCACCCACACACCACCAATAATCGAACCACAACACCACACCTTCTTCAGGGTACGGTATGCGCACTCACCCTGTCGCAGGCGACTATTTTTAGCACAACTCACCCTCACCGCGTCCCTTTTCGACGACTTTTCAgcgcaaaaccacacacagcgCGCTGAAAATAGATCCTTCCACTTCGATGGACATCTACAGACCCAGCCCACCACCCATCCAGCCTCCCACCCGCCAACCGCTTCCCGTGATCGTGACCTTTGACGCGTTTCGTGTTCCAATACGGAAGGAAGTAAATCGTTCACCTGATAAGGAGTTTCCTTCTAAACCGCACCGCAAAATCCCACGCAATACGCAGTCGAAAGAACGTTCCGGTAAGCACTGGGAAGGAAGCTCGTGGGACtcgaaagcgaaaaaaaagaaaaaaaaaacaacaagagtGTGGGTAAGAGAAGAGCGTCAAAGTTTGTTCCTTCTATCGACTTCACGAACCAATCCAAGGCGGCGTAGCTAAAAATACAACCCACTGGAATAAAATGTATGACGCGAACCGCGCACCATCGCAGTATCCTAAGATGGTTTTGCTAATTTCTTCGTCGAAAAGCTTTCGTTTTAACCTCCCCTTTTTGCGTCGGTTGGTGGTAGTACGTCATACTGCGTACTAATTTCGGCGTTGCGCCCTTCTGGGTTGAGCTCAATTTGGATTCGATTTGAACGCGTATTAATAAATCAGTGGAACatgttttctttcacttttcccccctttttggTATCGAAACCCACACAATACAGCAATGAAATTACACaaccagttttgtttttaatatgttttttttttttcattttcttctatttcattATAATAATAAGTCAAAGGAGTTTATACACTTTATGGATGAATGCTCTACTTCCCGGGTTaaggggagggggaaaaaacggagGAAAAACAATCGTCCCTACGGTTAAATACAAACGTCTGTGACGCTTGTGCGCGGTgttcagagagagagagaagcaagGAAGGAAAGCCACGATTTAGAAgggattttcttttcccatttgtgtgtgttttttgtttgtttgttttttttttctcacgcAATTAGGATTGGTTTTGCTCTTATCTAGCTTTCCTCCACCCTGCTTACACCCAAATGCAATTTGCTTTTGCTCATACACGCGCGCACTTCCTCGTCCGTCCTACCTACTTGCTTCCCTCTCGCAAACCGCTTCGTTCATGTGTGTTTcgtgttgtttgcttgtttagTTAATAgtatcttttcattttttgttttgattttatccgttttcttttttctctaccccttccttccctttccttctTATTTATTATGCGTTTGTTGTGTTATCAACTGTCGCCATCTGCTCTTCTTTCACATTTTCAGCACATTTTCTTTGCcagtttctgttttgtatATTATAAGTgacgtttttttcttatttttttttgtatgtttttatttaacgCTATGCAGTAAGTGTTCACACTGTCTTGCTTTTTTTGGGAGGGTGAAGAGGGGGAGAGATGACCCCGCACACACATTTGCATACTGCGTTACTTCACCCGCTCGATACACGCACACCGTTTTATGGTCCTTTATTCCATTATGCCAAACGTTGCATTCTTCGGCTCGTTTTTCGGTTATCGGTCTTCTctttccacccccccccccccccccccgccgaGCAGTGTCTTTCATTGTATTGTatgcacttttattttccatcTCGCCTGCTACGATGAGAATGCACAGTGTTAAGAGTCACTTGCTGCTTCTGCTTAACGGCTAATATCAcagtttttgtttactttcatttCTTATCTTCCCTCCCCGTTAtaattttgttgatgttttttttgttgttgttgttttcttctcttttgcatattttcttttttctctctttcattctctctctttcttacgttttttgcttttttgttctgggtttgtttgtttgctttcctatatcctttttttttgtttttgtttgttttgcatgttCCTACATAGTTTATAGTACTTGGTATGACTGTTTAACCACGGTTGAACCACGTTTTAAAACGATTTCCGTTCGATTTAGTCGTAACagctttgtttgttgctttcccAACCCTCTCCACCGTGCTGATCCCGTGGATGTTTGTTTCGTTAGGAAAGAGGCCACTTCTCGATTGCGAATGCATTTTTCTTGCTGCTGTGTTACTATTTactgctgcttttgcttttgcttttttcctctCCCCCTGTTccctatctttttttttcttgtataaAGAGAGTATTTGTTCCTGATGTTTCATCTTTGTGTCCGTGTATGCATGTGCATTTGTTTCGATTCTCTACTCTATTAATGTGCTCCCCCCTCTCCCAGTTTCTACTGTTTTTCACTACTTGATCtatatgacttttttttacaatgcTGCTTCCATGCTTTTTCCCCTTCTTCTGTTTTACATTattatttgtgtgtgctgttttcttACATAttaagaggggggggggggggggagcgggGGAGTGGGGGTCAATATTTCGTTAATCTAGCTTGTGTAGGTATGGATGCAAGAGTGCTTCGATTTGTCTGCTAAAAAGTGCCAAACCCGAAGCCGGAACATTCTGCCCGCGAGTGTTaacgagagtgtgtgtgtgtgtgactcgTCACGGTCTTGCCGTGAGATGTCGCACCTCCTTCTCCACCTGTCTTGGTACCTTCATTGGTAGGTTCGGTTGCAACCAACGCtacttcttctcttcttctctaaCTAGTTTAGTGCGCATTGTAAGAGTTGGCCTATAAGCGTTTTCACGTTTATATTCTTAAGAACgatattgttgttgctgtttttttctgttttctttgttttttttccacccatcggcacaattgttttgctttgtttgtttgtttctgtacGCCATGTTTACATACGTTTTACACCCTTTTCTTGCTTAACGTACACAACTTTCTTTGAttaacttttgttttgttttgtttagttgcttcttcttgctttcACACATTGCTTCCAATTGGTTTGTAATTGTTTTGGTTTCAGTTTACCTGCCCTCCATCTCCTACTTTAACTGCTTCCGGATTCCAATCGtgacgctttttttttattatttttttggccACAGTAATATTCAATCGTCACATGGGAAGAAGATAAGatacgaacaaaaaacacccgaAACCGAGACAAATGGAATCATCATCAATTCGGTGGCGCTACTTTGAAccaacaagcaacaaaaaaaaactacgaaagggaaaaaagcacaTCTGAAATAGCACAAAATCGCTACGGAAAAGTccgtttgaaaaatgaaacgaaaccaagcaagcaaaaaaaaaaaacttgaaacaAACTTATGCACCCAACAGCAGCCCAGCACCTGGTTGGCTGGAGTAACTTTGTATCCACCCTTCCGCGTTCGCCCGTCTCGATAGCGAATAAAGAGGCAAAAGCGAAAGCAACAGGAAAATAAGATGGAAAATcaaatcacaaaacaaaaaaactggagAGTAGGGGaaaagtgagagagagagagaagaaagggaacagcagtagcaacagcaaccaaatcaatcgaaaaacattcaaaagcTCTGCCGCGTTGTGCGCTCAAAACAGTGgttggaaagaaaataaaggCAGCACGAACGGtggatggggagggggggtggggaTATAGACTACTCCCTCCACACCTCCTGTCTCTGAAGGCAAAAGGGGTAGTgggtaaagaaaaacaaccaccagaggaaaagagcgagaaaactTTCAACTCAACCCCGAGGGACGGACGAAAGCACTGCACTGCTAAAGGGAGGTGCTGCGGGGAGGTGGGAGctggaggggagggggaaaaacaacgGGTGAAAAATTTGATACGTTAcgaattgcacacacacacacacacacatagacacagaCTGAGCCCCACACAGCAAACGGTACATTATCTTCTTCGCGTTACGCGTCCATCCCTGCCGTGTCttggcgttttttttccttcttcttcttcttctttttctagggcaagggaggggggggggctttgCCACCCGCCGATGTTGGAATTCGTTTTCCACTGGTGGAAAAGGGGATTCGCTCCGCTGAATCATTTGAAGCGGGGAGGGTAGCGGTAAGCTTTGAAGTGGTGTACTATCATCACTGACCAACTtgggagagagacagagacagagagagagagagcataaAGGACTGACAAAGGGAGATATAAaaggagagagacagagagagagagcataaAAGACTGACAAAGGGAGAtataaaaggagagagagaaagagagacagagggagagagataaaaaagaaaccattCATGCAACACGTGCCATTCGTAGCTGTTGGTTTGAGCTTTTCGAAGTTTCTGGTGATGCAAAAGTttgcagaaaagaaaaaaaaaacaccttcaaAGCCTGGGCACGTACATGGGGAGCGACCAACATTGTATGGTGTGCgcgcaaagagaaaaaaaaacaacacaaatcgaGCAGTAGTGTAATTGCTCCTCCTTCTGCGGGTGGACACACAACTAGCCACAACCGATACAGCGAGAAACGGCTCGAAGCGTCCCCGCGCGCCTTCTAAGTCTCTAAGTAACCTTACGGCGGCTCCAGAAGCGTTTCCCCGTCAGATGGAGCCACCACAGCCACTCAGCAAGCAACACATTGGCAGGCATcatgggcacacacacaccgtcgcAGCGCATAATAATCGCAGCCACGGTCGGCCCGAGCGCTGCGAGTGTGCGATTTAAATCtgagtttttccttttccttacTTCTGCTCTGCTGTGTCTATGGGTGTGTGtctaccaccaccgccgtaCCAGCGGCCGAGGTGCCACTTTCACTTATTTTATGTCTCACTTTGGCCCCCTACCACCTACCAGTGCACAGCGTGCGGCACCTGAGCGCGCGCTCGCCGCCAAGCCGTTGTTGCGTGATGACCGTTAGACGATCTCAAaaaaagagggggggggggggggaaggtaAGGGAAAGAAACAGCCATGGAAGAAGGCAGAAGGGAAACATGTGCGGCTGCTTTAGTCTGGGCTGGCCGTTTGTGGACGGCCTTTTATGAAGAAGATCTGCCGGAAACGAATTCCAGCACTGTGTGTtccactgtgtgtgcgtgtgtgtgtttgggaagAGGCGTAATGGACTAGGAGGAGAGGAGGCATCCGTGAAGTGGCGGAGGAGCGAAAAATCGGGTCAGAAAACTTCTACCAGTGCTTGTTGGAGCCCTTTTTTCGACTGGTGAGCTACTTGGTGCTGTGTCTCTTTGTTTGCACATTAGCAAATATTTGCACATAATTTGATTGCCTCCTGTTTTGCATGAGAGAGAgatcaacagcaacacacgcgttaaagttgtgtgtgtgtttctgttgcCTACTGCGATTGCACACGCCACACATTGCTGCACATTAGTAGCCGTCGTTTTTTTGCGCCCTAAAGCTTACGCGAACGTCAACGCCGCGTAAACACACATCCTCGTGTGGATGATAGGCTTCACAAGCTGTGTGTgctttcggtttgtttgttaacaGCTAACCCAGGAATTTTCACAGTAAGAAGAGGGGGGGGGCTTTGGAGGAGGTAAAGGGGAGGAGATGGTTGAATGAAATCGAATTCATACTAAAATTAGGACAAAAATCAGACAGCGCataaatacaatttaaaacaaagccCCAACCAACCCTTCCTGCCCTGGCAAGAAAGCTTTCGGTTTGTACGCTCTTTCTtcctatctctatctctaggCCATGAAGAACGGTCGAGTaggaggaaaaggagaggATGCGGGCATGAATGATCGTTTTGGTGGTAGGAAGCAAATTAAATGGTctaaaaaaaagggggggggggctttcctaaaccaaacaaaaaaactttgcTAAACTTGGCgctaaacaataataataataataataataataataatatttataataataatattaataatattaataataataaaaattggtCTAATTAGCGACGGTCGCCGTCGCTTGGTGcctgggtatgtgtgtgtgtatgtgtgggtacCAAAACGGTGGCCACCAAACTCTCCttacttttttgctttgttccgTAGTCTGCCCACTGCCGCAACCACGCTGTCTGTCTATCCTTCTTTCCATCTTTTGCGCGCGTCACCTCCTCTTGGCGCTTATCATTGCGCTACCTAGCAGCTGGAGGAGGAAGTGAGGGGAAGCGCAAAAGTGAAATCAATTTCCCGTtccgagagagagcgagagagagagagcgcgcgcagTTTTGTGGGAGGGTAAATAAATTAAGAATTACGTTCGCGCTGTTTATCGCGCTGAATGGAGTAGACGGGAGAGTGAGAAGGTGAGAGGGCCGATAGTGGCCACACCACTAACCACTGAAGTaacccctcacacacacacataggcaaCCAGAGCATCCACGGCGACGGCGCCGCCGACTTCACGGCCGATGGTGGCCTACTTTCAAGTTTCCAGCGACGTAACGACGAGATTGTGGAACACGCTGGCCCCGCCGTCCGGGCCGCCCATCAGCATGGCCGCCTGGCCGCAGGAATCGACGGCACCGCCCGCGCCGACCCCGCCACCGCCCACTACCGTCCCCTGGCAGGAGGCGGGGCCGACGCTGGCGGACGGGCCGTTCCCACTGCCGGCGGCACTGCCGGCCACAACACCGCAGCAGCCCATCATCGCCGTGCCGGTTGCGTTGCCGGTGGCGGCCgcggccgccgctgccgctgctgctgcggccgccgccgccccagCCGCCGACGTCGCGGCGACgacggccgccgccgccatcgcCCCGCCATTGCTGACGCCCAGCCGGAGCGCGTCCATGATCACCTCGAACTCCttctggtggtgatggtgcaccTGGTAGTCGAACCCGGCCAGATCCGGCAGCGGATGGAACGGGTGCAGGAACGGGTGGGAGAAGGAgtgcaactgctgctgctgactttGGTGCTGCTCGAGCAGGTCGCCAATCTTTGGTCGTTTCGGTGAGATACAGTCGGCGGCGGTGGCCACTGCTGCAGCGTCGCCAGCGTtggtgcgctgctgctgctgctgctcgtcctcCACCCGGCGCTCCTCGGTCGCCGGCGGACAGTCGTCGATGCCGGTCAGCAGCCGGCCGGCGCTCGGGAAGTAGATCTGGGACAGGGCTTCCCGCACCAGCCGgtcgctgtcgtcgtcgtcgatcgAGGCGAACTTGCGCTTGCGCGACACCATCGCCTGCTCGAGCTGCTCCGCGCCCTGCGTGATCTCCGGGTCGACCAGCGGCATGGCCGCGTCCAGCGCGCACAGCTCCCGGTCGAGCGTCTCGAGATCGGCCTCGACCGACGAGGCGGCCGCCGGCTTGCGCTGGCTGACCGGGCTGGACGGGGGCCGGTCGGCCGCGCCGTCCGAACCGCCGTTCGATTCcggtgcggcggcggcggtggtggtggtggtggaaccaTTGGACATGATTGGCGACTGGGCCAACCGCTGGTGCAGGGCCTGcaggtgctggtggtggctgaggtggttgtggtggtgctgcgAGGCGAGGTTGTGGTTGTGCTGCAGCTGGCAGTTGTTGTTCATGTTTTCATTGTTGTGCACGAACTCGCCGAGCTCGTCGtgatggtggcgatggtgatggtggtggtgatggtgatggtggtgatgatgcagATGGCTGCcattggtgttgttgttgctgctgctgttgttgttgttgttggcattggtaatgttgttgttgttgttgatgcagtCCTCCGACGAGACATCGTCCTCGTCGAGTTGCTTTCTGCTGCTGTCAGTGGATCTGTGGGTAGGAGGGGGAGGGgcgggaagagaaaaaaaaacagaaaaattaGATTGAACTCTCTACGAGCGAAACGACGTAAGCAAAGCCCAACCAAACGCAGCTGacgtagaaagaaaaaaccccCCCTACATGCCCAGAAATAGAACTGCGAGGAAAACCCCTGCTTGttgttgtgataaaaaaaaccctccacaAAAGGGGTGTTGAAGCTctgcaaacaaaaccccaaCCCCCCGCGTGTGACGATGTACGCTAATGTCAATCGGTGACGTCACTGAaacggcggcagcggcggcgccTACTACGCGAATGAGATAAGGTGGGAACGAGTTCATATTcctctctgtgtatgtgtgtgtgtgtgtgtttggcagaTGAGGGGTAGAGCGGAGAGGGCGGAAAAGGTACAcagcgcgtatgtgtgtgtgtgtgccgatatGAGTTGCCGATAGCTCGGAATGCCGATTGATGGTGTACACTTATTGTAAGctcactactactaccactaccatATCACCATGACGCGTTGTTTGTGGTGTATTCGGTTGGCGATGTACGACGAGCACACCACCTTGTGCGTGATTTCTAATCTTACCCCAAATAGCACACTCAAAATACGTCACCACTGTACGCGCGACGTCATCAATCGCCCCTCCGTCCGCTGAGTGTCCCTGTGTTAGGTATCGTTGGGGCGTGTGTAGGGAAATCTGGTCTAAAATTAGCCAACGAGTGATTTTTTAGCaaacggtttttgtttgtttctggtACAGAGCACGGCACGATTGCAAGCGGCAGCATGTCAATAAGAGCATGGCGAACAGAAACCACCATACGCGCACATCTTGTGGGTGGGTTTTCCACGGTACTTTCCGGTACTTGGTTGGGCTTAGTTGAATgtttaacacaaaaaagcccccccccccctgcacGCCAACATAAATCCCTGTGACACGGAAGCAAAccgatcaaacacacacacacaagcgagTTGTGAACTCAAAACtactttttttcaacaaaaactgTTGGGGCCATCATTTGGGGCTCGTCGCTTGCATCCTCGGACCGCCGAAAATGGAGGCGCCGCCGCGGTCTGTTGCGGTGGTAATAAACAATATCgtgcttttcttttaaatGGACCACAAaccacctcacacacacacacatgcacacacacgctcgagAGCATGAAAATTCTCCCAACGAATTGCTCTCctccaaaacacttttaattCACTCTCcgttctatctctctctcttcgctctctctctcgctccgtCTCACGCACTGGCATAAAACCGTTATGCTTGCTCACTGTCGCCTTTTGGGTTTCTCCCTTCCTTATTATCACCCTCTATTTCTGGAGCACTCTCTttatcactctctctctctctccgtctctcTCGCACGCTTTGCATGCGTACTTATGTACGCACAAACTTTTTTACACATCACACAGCGGTCGTGCGTGCACGTAATTTTCACCCCCTCTCGCCCAAACCCCTGCTTATCGCACCCTCCACTATATACCAAGGTGTAGTAGCACAATGTCtactttatttcttcttttttcgtttgcttcccGACACAACGCACGCAACCCgtacaacacgcacacagtggGAGAGGACACTtgaccacacactcacacacgatgtgtcctttcttttttgggtggtttaaaaaggcaaaaacaaaacaaaaacaccaacaaagcACCAACAAACCCATCAAACACTACAAATGCAAATAATTACTCACTTGGCGAGATTGGAGAGCATCAGCAGCTTGTGCTGCTTCTCGCGCCGTATGTCGTCGGTGAGGCGCGAGTAGGTGTTGTTGATGCACACCGAGCGGCGCAGATTGCGCTCCGAGTCCTTGATGCGCTCCAGCTTGTGCACGCACAGCTGCAGTATCCGCTTGCGCACCTCGCGCTGCTTCAGCTGGGGCGAGATCATCGGCACCTTCGGCCGGTTGCGGCGGATCGGCGGCGACGAGTGGGGCGGCCCAAACATGTCCGAGTCGTCCTCGGCCACGGTGGACGTACTGTTCGTTGGCAGGGTCATGGTGAGATCAGATCGGAGCgcacgaaacgaacgaacagaCCGGGGGTACACACCAACTCCAAAGGGAGCCGCTTTGACAGCACTGTAAGGTTTGTGCTACGTTCACTAACaattgtcacacacacacatgcacacacacatgcacacacacggtgaATGAGAGCACCGATTGTCACCACAGTGTTGCGAGGAGTGGAAAATGCAGatttcgctttcttttctccttttttttttgttgctgcacaaagacacacgaacacacgtTACGCACTCGTTATCTAGTTCACGCTCTAAATTCTCACTCACTTTCCGATGCACGCGCACAACGGCGAAACACTACACTGCGTTACTTAGGAGCGCGAGCGCGATGTGTTACTAGGGGTGACGACGTTACGCAGCGTTACACACGTGGGCTTTCTTTCTTGGCCTTTCTTTTCTCGCAGAGGGTTGTGCTCGGGCAAACTCGGGCAATTTGCTGCACGTTGCACTTTTTTTaggaacgcacacacacacacacacacccacatacacaAGACGCACTACAGGCACGCGTAACCACAGGTAGCGGAAAACTCGTTTCTGTCGCCGTCGATCGAAATGCCGTCGACGACCTTGCCCCGCGCAAAGTAGGTGCAGGCCGCGCTGGAAGGGACGGAGCTACTTTAAAAGTCActccaaacgcacacacacacacacgacttTGTTGGAATGGTGGCTCTTGGCCGTTAGGAAGCTCCTAGGACAACACGCGTGCTTGTGCTGGCCACTGTACAAAGTAAAGAGTACACTAGCACACCAATCGCACTTACTGGTTTCGTTGGCACGTGCGAACGAGCGTACGAGCGGGGAAGTGTAAGAGCGACACCAAATTGACACGCGACCGTTGTTCCTTCTTGGTTCGAGTTCACCCCGCACTACAGCAACTTTAAGTTGT contains:
- the LOC120908748 gene encoding dendritic arbor reduction protein 1, yielding MTLPTNSTSTVAEDDSDMFGPPHSSPPIRRNRPKVPMISPQLKQREVRKRILQLCVHKLERIKDSERNLRRSVCINNTYSRLTDDIRREKQHKLLMLSNLAKSTDSSRKQLDEDDVSSEDCINNNNNITNANNNNNSSSNNNTNGSHLHHHHHHHHHHHHHRHHHDELGEFVHNNENMNNNCQLQHNHNLASQHHHNHLSHHQHLQALHQRLAQSPIMSNGSTTTTTAAAAPESNGGSDGAADRPPSSPVSQRKPAAASSVEADLETLDRELCALDAAMPLVDPEITQGAEQLEQAMVSRKRKFASIDDDDSDRLVREALSQIYFPSAGRLLTGIDDCPPATEERRVEDEQQQQQRTNAGDAAAVATAADCISPKRPKIGDLLEQHQSQQQQLHSFSHPFLHPFHPLPDLAGFDYQVHHHHQKEFEVIMDALRLGVSNGGAMAAAAVVAATSAAGAAAAAAAAAAAAAAATGNATGTAMMGCCGVVAGSAAGSGNGPSASVGPASCQGTVVGGGGVGAGGAVDSCGQAAMLMGGPDGGASVFHNLVVTSLET